Genomic DNA from Thermobifida alba:
ATCGGAGTCGGAGGCACCTCCGCGCCCTACGACGTGGTCGTGGGCACCGGCGTCCTGACGGAGCTGCCCGCCCTGGTGGGGGAGGGGGCCCAGAGGGTCGCGGTCGTCCACCCCCGCGGCCTTGAGGAGCTCGCCCGGCCGGTGTGCGAGACGCTGCGCGCGGCCGGCTACGAGGTCCACCCGCTGCCCGTCCCCGACGGGGAGGCCGTCAAGGACGTGTCGGTGGCCGCGCAGCTGTGGGCGCGGCTGGGCCAGGCCGCCTTCACCCGCACCGACGTGGTCGTGGGCGTCGGCGGCGGCGCCACCACCGACCTGGCCGGGTTCGTCGCGGCGACCTGGCTGCGCGGGGTGCGCGCGGTCCTGGTGCCCACCACCCTGCTCGGCATGGTCGACGCCGCGGTCGGCGGCAAGACCGGCATCAACACCGCCGAGGGCAAGAACCTCGTCGGCGCGTTCCACCCGCCCGCCGGGGTGCTGTGCGACCTCGACACGCTGCCCTCCCTGCCGCGCGCGGACTACATCGGAGGCCTCGCCGAGATCATCAAGGCCGGGTTCATCGCGGACCCGGTCATCCTGGACCTGGTGGAGGCCGACCCCGAGGCCGCCGCCCGGCCCGACGGCAAGCACACCCGCGAGCTCGTCGAGCGCGCCGTCGCGGTCAAGGCCGACGTGGTCTCCTCCGACCTGCGGGAGAGCGGCCGCCGCGAGATCCTCAACTACGGCCACACCCTCGGCCACGCCATCGAGCGCGCCGAGAACTACACCTTCCGGCACGGCTACGCGATCTCCGTCGGCATGGTCTTCGCCGCCGAACTGGCCCGCCTGGACGGCCGCGTCGACGAGGCCGCCGTGCTGCGGCACC
This window encodes:
- the aroB gene encoding 3-dehydroquinate synthase, whose amino-acid sequence is MTVTRIGVGGTSAPYDVVVGTGVLTELPALVGEGAQRVAVVHPRGLEELARPVCETLRAAGYEVHPLPVPDGEAVKDVSVAAQLWARLGQAAFTRTDVVVGVGGGATTDLAGFVAATWLRGVRAVLVPTTLLGMVDAAVGGKTGINTAEGKNLVGAFHPPAGVLCDLDTLPSLPRADYIGGLAEIIKAGFIADPVILDLVEADPEAAARPDGKHTRELVERAVAVKADVVSSDLRESGRREILNYGHTLGHAIERAENYTFRHGYAISVGMVFAAELARLDGRVDEAAVLRHRRILESVGLPVRYRADAWPVLRDTMRVDKKTRGATLRFVVLDDVAEPAILAGPSDALLAEAYRAVSGAAPDVPDTH